The following proteins are co-located in the Desulfoscipio sp. XC116 genome:
- a CDS encoding Msr family ABC-F type ribosomal protection protein encodes MELLLKANDICVEYTSREVLNIKELALYDDDRIGLVGSNGAGKSTLLKVLLGELIPPGCKVKRSGNFAYIPQLEETAVQESVDYSLIGRLGVSGLDTQNMSGGEETRLKVAQALSGQVHGLFADEPTCHLDREGIDFLIGQLKYFSGALLIISHDRYFLDEVVNKIWELKDGKITEYWGNYSDYLRQKEEELQNLAIRYEQFVAERDRLERAAKDKRKQARKVEQKVKGAAPKDMTKSSGRLGHQKTMGSKQKTLYNAAKSMEHRIETMGAVQAPEKARAIRFRQSKALALHNPYPIMGTEINKRFGDKVLFEKTSFQIPLGGKVAFTGGNGAGKTTLLRMILDRETGIFVSPKAEIGYFAQNGYKFRRDQGVMSFMEENCDYRQSEIRSVLASMGFSPNDIQKKLSVLSGGEIIKLLLVKMLLGQYNILLMDEPGNFLDLPGVEALEILMKNYAGTILFISHDQRLLENVADRIYTIKDRRLESQGTVL; translated from the coding sequence ATGGAATTGTTATTAAAGGCAAATGATATTTGCGTGGAATATACAAGCCGCGAGGTATTAAATATTAAGGAACTGGCGTTGTATGATGATGACCGTATCGGATTGGTCGGCAGCAATGGAGCAGGGAAAAGCACTTTGCTCAAAGTGCTGCTTGGAGAATTAATTCCACCCGGATGCAAGGTAAAACGCTCAGGGAATTTCGCGTATATCCCGCAGTTAGAGGAAACTGCCGTGCAGGAATCCGTGGATTATTCTCTAATAGGTAGGCTTGGTGTCAGCGGGCTGGATACACAGAATATGAGCGGCGGTGAAGAAACCCGGCTGAAGGTCGCCCAAGCACTCTCCGGGCAGGTGCATGGCCTCTTTGCCGATGAACCTACCTGTCACCTCGACCGCGAGGGAATTGACTTTTTGATCGGTCAGCTCAAATATTTCTCAGGCGCATTGCTAATCATCAGCCATGACCGTTACTTTCTCGATGAAGTCGTGAATAAAATCTGGGAACTGAAGGACGGTAAAATTACAGAGTACTGGGGAAATTATTCCGACTATCTCCGCCAGAAGGAGGAAGAACTTCAAAATCTGGCAATCCGCTATGAACAATTTGTTGCAGAGCGGGACCGTCTGGAACGGGCCGCCAAAGATAAACGCAAGCAGGCGCGCAAGGTCGAGCAAAAAGTAAAAGGAGCGGCTCCCAAAGACATGACCAAAAGCAGCGGCCGCCTTGGGCATCAAAAAACAATGGGAAGCAAGCAAAAAACCCTTTACAATGCCGCCAAGTCCATGGAACACCGCATAGAGACCATGGGTGCTGTGCAAGCTCCTGAAAAAGCCCGGGCCATCCGCTTTCGTCAAAGCAAGGCGCTGGCGCTGCATAATCCCTATCCCATTATGGGAACGGAAATCAACAAGCGTTTTGGCGATAAAGTGCTGTTTGAGAAGACATCTTTTCAAATTCCGCTGGGAGGGAAAGTGGCTTTCACCGGCGGAAACGGGGCGGGAAAGACCACGCTGCTGCGGATGATTTTGGATCGGGAAACCGGTATCTTTGTTTCTCCAAAAGCGGAAATCGGTTACTTTGCCCAAAACGGCTATAAATTCCGGCGCGATCAAGGAGTCATGTCGTTTATGGAAGAAAACTGCGACTATCGGCAGTCAGAAATTCGTTCCGTACTTGCCTCCATGGGTTTTTCACCAAATGACATCCAAAAAAAATTATCGGTTTTAAGCGGCGGAGAGATTATCAAATTATTGTTGGTCAAAATGCTTTTGGGGCAATATAACATCCTGCTGATGGATGAACCCGGCAACTTTCTTGACTTACCCGGCGTGGAAGCATTGGAAATACTAATGAAAAATTATGCGGGAACTATTCTGTTCATTTCCCATGACCAAAGATTGCTGGAAAATGTGGCAGACAGGATCTATACCATTAAAGACCGGCGCCTTGAGAGTCAGGGGACGGTTCTCTGA
- a CDS encoding class I SAM-dependent methyltransferase, with protein MLKSDNYAKLQPMYPLLIQQFVDDYNLSKGIAVDVGVGPGWLGMEMAKITDMKIVFLDVSQESLDLAKKNFEALDVDNEVEFIKADVQALPMEDNFADFIMSRGSIWFWKEPEKGLREIYRILKPGGVAIVGGGLGRYLPASMRARLQKALKQGLIQRNEKRPNLEEFKAIVEKAELPNYRIFTDGEAGSGRWVEIKK; from the coding sequence ATGCTTAAATCTGATAACTATGCAAAGTTGCAGCCTATGTATCCGCTCCTGATCCAACAATTTGTAGACGATTATAATCTCAGTAAAGGAATCGCTGTGGACGTCGGCGTTGGACCCGGTTGGCTGGGAATGGAAATGGCCAAGATCACCGATATGAAAATTGTTTTTTTGGATGTTAGTCAGGAATCCTTAGATTTGGCAAAAAAGAATTTTGAAGCCTTGGACGTTGACAATGAGGTGGAGTTCATTAAAGCCGATGTTCAAGCCCTTCCGATGGAAGACAATTTTGCCGATTTTATCATGAGCAGAGGTTCGATTTGGTTCTGGAAGGAGCCGGAAAAAGGGCTGCGGGAAATTTATAGGATTTTAAAGCCGGGCGGCGTTGCAATAGTCGGTGGAGGTTTGGGAAGATACCTTCCCGCAAGTATGCGGGCAAGATTGCAGAAAGCTCTCAAACAGGGGCTAATTCAAAGAAACGAGAAAAGACCAAACCTTGAAGAATTTAAAGCAATTGTTGAGAAAGCTGAACTGCCAAACTATCGGATTTTTACAGATGGAGAAGCCGGCAGCGGCCGTTGGGTTGAAATTAAAAAATAA
- a CDS encoding ABC transporter ATP-binding protein encodes MNILEVANLSKKYNDFTAVKDVAFSVEEDEIFGFLGPNGAGKTTTINMIIGLARPTSGSITLAGIDCVKNTKLAQRVMGIVPDESNLYDDMNGFENLCFCASLYGMGKMQREKKARELLLEFDLGKTGDRPFKAYSKGMKRKLTIAAGIIHEPKMLFMDEPTTGIDVESAKQIRELVTGLKRRGTTIFLTTHYIEDAQRLCDRIAFIVDGRIVKIAPVNELLKNSQAARHIVHFVLNGSAAAFDDELKKHFPDYNFEEQDGICVCYAHQPFSILPLVSFFEEKGLSVYEAKSVYPSLEDVFVKITGIEAKKLAKEKEGGRK; translated from the coding sequence TTGAATATTTTGGAAGTAGCGAATTTATCAAAAAAGTACAATGATTTTACAGCCGTTAAAGATGTCGCCTTTTCTGTTGAAGAAGATGAAATTTTTGGGTTTCTGGGGCCGAATGGCGCAGGAAAAACAACGACTATAAATATGATTATCGGTCTGGCAAGACCGACTTCCGGCAGTATAACGCTGGCAGGGATAGACTGTGTAAAAAATACAAAGTTAGCGCAGCGTGTTATGGGGATCGTGCCTGACGAGAGTAATTTATATGATGATATGAATGGCTTTGAAAATCTCTGTTTTTGCGCTTCCCTTTACGGGATGGGAAAAATGCAAAGAGAAAAAAAGGCACGTGAATTGCTTTTGGAATTTGACTTGGGGAAAACTGGTGATCGTCCTTTTAAAGCATATTCCAAAGGGATGAAACGTAAGCTCACCATTGCTGCCGGAATTATCCACGAGCCTAAAATGCTTTTCATGGATGAACCAACCACAGGTATCGACGTGGAAAGTGCGAAACAGATTCGTGAACTAGTTACTGGACTTAAACGGCGTGGAACAACGATTTTTTTAACTACACATTACATTGAGGATGCGCAACGACTATGCGACCGAATTGCCTTTATCGTGGACGGGCGGATTGTCAAAATAGCGCCGGTAAATGAACTATTGAAAAATTCCCAGGCTGCAAGGCACATTGTGCACTTTGTTTTGAACGGCAGCGCGGCAGCGTTCGATGATGAGCTTAAGAAGCATTTTCCCGATTATAACTTTGAAGAGCAGGACGGCATTTGCGTTTGTTATGCCCATCAACCATTTTCTATTCTGCCGCTCGTAAGCTTTTTTGAAGAAAAAGGGCTTTCTGTTTATGAAGCTAAGAGCGTTTATCCTTCGCTGGAGGATGTCTTTGTAAAGATAACTGGGATTGAAGCAAAAAAGCTGGCAAAGGAAAAGGAAGGTGGTCGCAAATGA
- a CDS encoding ATP-binding cassette domain-containing protein, with the protein MENLTIKNLLDTYPYSKEFFDINGLPIDSLSNTVKNYISSLPYVFLEDMGVNREGLLQRFLAFMERMEDIRKERSFSIHDITILGGRDKNGKTEEIELKINMGEILCIVGPTGSGKSRLLADIEWMAQRDTPTKRQILIDGSVPPGNWRFSIEHKLVAQLSQNMNFVMDISVKDFIKLHAQSRMIDDIENKTREIIDHANDLSGEVFDLYTPLTSLSGGQSRALMVADTAFLSTSPIVLIDEIENAGISRKKALELLVGQNKIVLIATHDPLLALMGNKRIVIKNGGIRNVIGTTSNEKKCLIRLTEIDNVLLRYREMLRNGEMLEDTEYEFPISS; encoded by the coding sequence TTGGAGAACTTAACGATAAAAAACTTACTTGATACTTATCCGTACTCCAAGGAGTTTTTCGATATTAATGGTTTGCCAATTGATAGCTTAAGCAATACGGTCAAAAATTATATCTCTTCTCTTCCCTATGTATTTCTGGAAGACATGGGTGTTAATCGGGAAGGCTTACTCCAACGCTTCCTGGCTTTTATGGAGCGAATGGAGGATATCAGAAAAGAACGCTCCTTTAGTATCCATGATATTACTATTTTGGGCGGCAGAGATAAAAACGGTAAAACTGAAGAAATTGAATTAAAAATAAATATGGGCGAAATACTTTGCATTGTCGGTCCTACAGGCTCCGGAAAAAGCAGACTGCTTGCCGATATCGAGTGGATGGCACAAAGAGATACGCCCACCAAAAGACAAATATTAATCGACGGTTCTGTTCCGCCGGGAAATTGGCGTTTTTCAATTGAGCACAAGCTGGTAGCTCAACTATCTCAAAACATGAATTTCGTCATGGATATTTCCGTCAAAGACTTTATAAAACTACATGCCCAAAGCCGAATGATTGACGATATTGAAAATAAAACACGGGAAATTATTGATCATGCAAATGACTTGTCCGGCGAGGTATTTGATTTATATACGCCGCTCACTTCTTTAAGCGGCGGCCAATCCAGGGCCTTAATGGTGGCGGATACTGCCTTCTTAAGCACGTCCCCCATTGTGTTGATTGATGAAATCGAAAATGCGGGGATTAGCCGAAAAAAAGCGTTGGAACTTCTGGTCGGTCAAAATAAAATTGTACTTATTGCTACGCATGATCCTCTCCTTGCCCTAATGGGAAATAAAAGAATCGTTATCAAAAATGGTGGCATCAGGAATGTTATCGGAACCACATCAAATGAAAAAAAGTGCTTGATTCGGTTGACTGAAATAGACAATGTTTTGTTGCGATACAGAGAAATGCTTCGTAATGGCGAGATGCTGGAAGATACTGAATATGAATTTCCTATTTCTTCTTGA
- a CDS encoding GTP-binding protein: MKLITISGPPSSGKTSVLLKAMEELKDKKLKIGVLKFDCLTTDDDKLYAAQNIDSRVGLSGSLCPDHFFVSNIDDCVDWGIRHAYDILISESAGLCNRCSPHIKGCTAVCVIDNLMGINTPKKIGPMLKMADIIVITKGDIVSQAEREIFALKIRQANPDGIILHVNGITGQGAGELAILIEKSTQVETLKGKELRISMPSALCSYCLGETQIGKEKQKGNIRKMNLD; encoded by the coding sequence ATGAAATTAATCACGATTTCCGGTCCCCCCTCCTCTGGAAAAACTTCAGTTTTGTTAAAAGCAATGGAGGAATTAAAGGACAAAAAGCTTAAAATCGGTGTACTGAAATTCGACTGCCTAACAACCGACGACGATAAACTATACGCGGCACAAAACATTGACAGCAGAGTTGGGCTATCAGGCAGCTTGTGTCCGGATCATTTTTTTGTAAGTAACATTGATGATTGCGTCGATTGGGGAATCAGGCATGCTTATGATATTTTAATCAGCGAGAGCGCCGGTCTGTGCAATAGGTGTTCCCCCCATATTAAAGGATGCACGGCAGTATGTGTTATCGATAACCTGATGGGTATAAACACGCCCAAAAAAATCGGCCCCATGCTTAAGATGGCGGATATTATTGTGATTACTAAGGGAGATATTGTTTCACAGGCGGAAAGGGAGATCTTTGCTTTAAAAATCAGGCAGGCCAATCCGGATGGAATTATATTGCATGTTAACGGGATTACAGGTCAGGGAGCTGGAGAATTAGCAATATTGATAGAAAAATCCACTCAGGTTGAAACGTTGAAAGGAAAAGAACTGAGAATAAGTATGCCGTCTGCTCTATGCTCCTATTGTCTTGGTGAAACGCAGATTGGAAAGGAAAAGCAAAAGGGAAATATAAGAAAAATGAATCTGGATTAG
- a CDS encoding S-layer homology domain-containing protein, whose protein sequence is MKTEYPGVWTIYKSGHPSYMKFGAFITVDLSSFTDASDISAWAEPAMKWANAAGLITRRTATTLAPEGSASRAEVATILIRFIEGFVK, encoded by the coding sequence TTGAAGACGGAATACCCCGGAGTCTGGACAATATATAAAAGCGGCCATCCAAGCTACATGAAGTTCGGCGCCTTTATTACAGTTGATTTGAGTTCCTTTACCGATGCATCCGACATCAGCGCTTGGGCGGAGCCGGCCATGAAGTGGGCAAATGCGGCAGGACTGATCACCAGACGCACCGCCACCACCCTGGCTCCGGAGGGCAGCGCATCCCGTGCCGAGGTTGCGACGATCCTGATACGGTTTATCGAAGGCTTTGTAAAATAG
- a CDS encoding DUF3788 domain-containing protein — MLEEVPTTEEMIALIGQPLFEVWIKLSALIESKYDMERFWNSGGKKWTYEYKYRRGGKTLCALYAKEDVFGFLIILGKDERAKFEASRKGFSIEVQKIYDESVTYHDGKWMLFELTDTSLFPDLEKLLLIKRKPNKRHP, encoded by the coding sequence GTGCTTGAAGAAGTGCCGACTACTGAAGAAATGATTGCTTTAATTGGGCAACCGCTATTTGAAGTCTGGATTAAGCTAAGTGCTTTGATTGAATCAAAATATGATATGGAACGTTTTTGGAATAGCGGCGGGAAAAAGTGGACATATGAGTATAAATATCGCAGAGGCGGTAAAACCCTATGTGCTTTATACGCTAAAGAAGATGTTTTTGGTTTTCTGATTATCCTTGGCAAAGACGAAAGAGCCAAATTTGAAGCAAGTAGGAAAGGTTTTTCGATAGAAGTGCAAAAAATTTATGATGAATCTGTAACCTACCATGATGGAAAATGGATGCTGTTTGAATTAACTGATACATCACTATTTCCGGATCTGGAAAAGTTGTTGCTAATTAAGAGGAAGCCTAACAAAAGGCACCCTTAA
- a CDS encoding iron ABC transporter permease, which yields MNKIEKPPTHLKAYRLTVILIAAVFLVFVTFFSIVTGTIQFSAHEIISLLKGELQGSLANQVIFNVRMPRVFTGVFVGMNLAVAGVLLQGILRNPMASPNIIGVNAGAGLAAVIIMTILPGKIGMIPPASFFGALLAVLLIYMLSTTSGSSGTIYIILAGIAVSSLLSAVTSALMMINSDILEVTYSWLLGSLSGRSWTAVSTIWPYSLIALTAALFISPKVNLFGLGDEVASSVGLPIRLYRIIIMLTSAVLAGSAVSVAGTIGFVGLIAPHSARLLIGNDHRYLVPLSAILGAILLILSDTVARTIFQPVELSVGIITSVLGAPFFLLLLYRKGKEGRF from the coding sequence TTGAATAAAATCGAAAAGCCTCCCACTCATCTAAAAGCATACCGATTGACAGTTATATTGATAGCGGCGGTCTTTCTGGTATTTGTAACTTTTTTTAGCATAGTAACCGGCACAATACAATTCTCTGCGCATGAAATAATAAGTTTACTGAAAGGAGAGCTGCAAGGAAGTCTAGCTAATCAAGTAATCTTTAATGTGCGAATGCCCAGAGTTTTTACCGGAGTATTTGTCGGAATGAATTTGGCGGTTGCGGGTGTTTTACTGCAAGGCATTTTACGCAACCCAATGGCTTCTCCCAACATCATTGGCGTCAATGCGGGAGCCGGGTTAGCCGCCGTGATTATTATGACTATATTGCCCGGAAAAATCGGCATGATTCCGCCTGCTTCTTTTTTTGGTGCTTTGCTGGCAGTATTGCTAATTTACATGCTTTCTACAACCTCGGGGAGTTCCGGTACCATATATATCATTTTAGCCGGTATTGCGGTTTCCAGTCTGCTAAGTGCGGTAACTTCAGCTTTGATGATGATTAACAGTGATATATTGGAAGTAACCTATTCCTGGTTACTTGGCAGTCTCTCGGGCCGAAGCTGGACGGCGGTGAGCACGATTTGGCCATACAGTCTTATCGCCTTGACGGCGGCGCTGTTTATCAGCCCGAAAGTGAACCTTTTTGGATTGGGCGATGAAGTAGCCAGCAGTGTCGGTTTGCCAATTCGTTTATATAGAATTATCATCATGCTTACTTCGGCTGTTTTAGCGGGCAGTGCCGTGAGTGTCGCTGGAACAATCGGCTTTGTGGGCCTGATTGCCCCTCATTCGGCAAGACTTTTAATTGGCAATGATCATCGTTATCTCGTCCCATTATCGGCAATACTGGGAGCTATTTTGCTTATCTTATCGGATACAGTTGCAAGAACTATTTTTCAACCGGTTGAATTATCGGTGGGCATTATTACCTCGGTATTAGGAGCACCATTTTTCCTGTTGCTCTTATACAGGAAAGGAAAAGAAGGAAGATTTTAA
- a CDS encoding ABC transporter substrate-binding protein: MKFRITAFALAAIMMITMGLAGCGSNSPSQSPSPEQSSGVQAKNTVTDELGREVTIPENPQKILALTSAAMQALFNIGITPVGKVDDYKVTEEGMALPSVGTASSVNIEAVYTLQPDFIIASSRFHAALKEELEQSGAAVYYFDPDKVGDIPVVEVTAYIGKLLNKEDVAEQYVQSVYTAANELKEKIASKTDIKTGIVIQDGDTIVAAQNASSYGSMLTLLGIDNIVPDNLPNAKKSSFVPFDVETIIASNPDLVFIMTPSKDAENNKAILKKFKSDSQWAALDAAKKNQLLILPFSVNPNRSTPEMMVKATAEAVLKTAK, from the coding sequence ATGAAATTTCGCATAACAGCATTCGCTTTAGCTGCAATCATGATGATAACGATGGGGCTTGCCGGTTGCGGCAGCAATTCCCCTTCGCAGTCCCCGTCCCCGGAGCAATCTTCGGGCGTACAGGCAAAAAACACCGTTACGGACGAACTTGGTCGTGAGGTAACGATTCCGGAAAATCCCCAAAAAATATTGGCGCTGACTTCCGCCGCCATGCAGGCACTTTTTAATATTGGCATTACACCGGTCGGAAAAGTTGATGACTACAAAGTTACGGAAGAAGGCATGGCACTGCCCTCTGTCGGAACGGCATCCAGTGTAAACATTGAAGCAGTTTACACGCTTCAACCCGATTTCATTATTGCAAGCAGCAGATTCCATGCCGCGCTTAAGGAAGAACTGGAGCAATCAGGGGCAGCCGTTTATTATTTTGATCCGGATAAGGTCGGTGATATTCCTGTAGTGGAAGTGACGGCGTACATTGGTAAGTTGCTAAATAAAGAAGACGTAGCCGAACAATATGTACAGTCGGTATATACTGCTGCGAATGAATTAAAAGAGAAGATAGCCTCTAAAACGGATATTAAAACCGGGATTGTTATACAGGACGGTGACACCATCGTTGCGGCTCAAAATGCTTCTTCTTATGGTTCGATGCTTACTCTGTTGGGAATTGATAATATTGTACCCGATAATCTTCCAAACGCAAAAAAATCTTCTTTTGTCCCCTTTGATGTTGAAACGATTATAGCAAGCAATCCGGATCTCGTTTTTATTATGACACCTAGTAAAGATGCCGAAAACAATAAAGCGATCTTGAAAAAATTCAAAAGCGATTCTCAGTGGGCGGCGCTGGATGCCGCGAAGAAAAATCAACTTTTAATCCTTCCATTTTCCGTTAACCCAAATAGGTCAACCCCTGAAATGATGGTCAAGGCAACGGCGGAAGCGGTTTTAAAAACCGCTAAATAG
- a CDS encoding extracellular solute-binding protein yields the protein MEEKIGDKVALYTPHDPEYTSDCSEEWLASAIEKGIVPDVIVTHATEFAALENRSEVGLFSDLSSRYLKENPVREELSMLIDPQGIFYPISVTPLAMIYNTEKIKEHELKRSWADLFNEKYKIIFPDRDKPLCRAVGAFLKAKFPEQFPAFEKKVVYEGSPANVVKAVASGEYDMAITNSSFAAMAQGRKIAINAPKEGYILLPQVLVWKKGTDERLTALADLLIGEEMQRYLSEQGAWPVRKDIPICDTVAYNQQLTSWQGWDAYIKAVSEFDKFSV from the coding sequence TTGGAAGAAAAAATCGGTGATAAAGTCGCACTTTACACACCTCATGATCCGGAGTACACATCGGACTGTAGCGAAGAATGGCTGGCTTCGGCGATTGAAAAGGGAATCGTCCCCGATGTGATAGTAACTCATGCTACGGAATTCGCGGCATTAGAGAACCGATCAGAAGTTGGTTTGTTCTCTGATCTATCCAGCCGGTATTTAAAAGAAAATCCTGTACGGGAAGAATTGAGCATGCTGATAGACCCGCAGGGAATCTTTTATCCAATCTCCGTAACGCCTTTGGCCATGATCTATAACACGGAAAAAATAAAGGAGCATGAGCTAAAACGCTCATGGGCTGACCTGTTTAATGAGAAATACAAAATCATCTTTCCCGACCGGGATAAACCATTGTGCAGGGCAGTCGGAGCATTTTTAAAGGCAAAATTCCCTGAGCAGTTTCCGGCATTTGAGAAGAAAGTCGTATATGAGGGTTCTCCGGCCAACGTGGTTAAAGCGGTAGCTTCGGGAGAATACGATATGGCTATAACTAATTCCTCTTTTGCTGCGATGGCACAAGGTAGGAAAATCGCGATTAATGCTCCTAAAGAAGGATATATCCTTCTCCCACAGGTGCTTGTATGGAAAAAAGGTACGGATGAAAGGTTAACCGCCCTTGCGGATTTGCTGATAGGTGAGGAAATGCAACGTTATCTGTCTGAACAGGGCGCTTGGCCGGTACGCAAGGATATTCCAATATGTGACACGGTTGCCTATAACCAGCAGTTGACAAGCTGGCAAGGTTGGGACGCCTACATAAAAGCCGTTTCAGAGTTTGACAAATTTTCTGTGTAA
- a CDS encoding 4-oxalocrotonate tautomerase family protein — protein MPYVNIKITNENVTPEKKAELIKGATQLLVDVLGKNPNTTVVVIDEVDTDNWGVAGESITVRRKNGR, from the coding sequence ATGCCCTATGTAAACATTAAAATTACAAATGAGAATGTTACGCCTGAAAAAAAAGCTGAACTAATAAAGGGAGCGACACAATTACTAGTCGATGTATTAGGTAAAAATCCAAACACAACCGTTGTCGTTATTGATGAAGTTGATACGGATAATTGGGGCGTTGCCGGAGAATCAATAACCGTTCGCAGAAAGAATGGTCGGTAA
- a CDS encoding ABC transporter ATP-binding protein: MLIAKALCFSYGKRNILNNVNFIAEEGQVISLIGPNGSGKSTLLRCLCGLIPVKSNSVFLFDKPIGTLGPKEISRKIAFLPQAHERLQGVTVYELISMGRAPYHRSGWINTQEDQEKIAWAIDYMHIGHLTHRLVEMLSGGEKQRVWIAMVLAQNTPIILLDEPVTYMDLKYQCELLRTIKDLKDTFQKTIIAVFHDINHAIEISDYVYLLKNGHVYRAGASEQVVTEQSIRDVYGVCAHICRFKRCCRNVVVPAGVHDNLLSTSLEKVQIK; encoded by the coding sequence GTGCTAATTGCAAAAGCCCTTTGTTTTAGCTATGGTAAGCGAAATATTTTAAACAATGTAAATTTCATAGCGGAAGAAGGCCAGGTTATTTCACTGATTGGTCCGAACGGTTCGGGGAAATCGACATTGCTGCGTTGTTTATGCGGCTTGATTCCTGTAAAAAGCAATTCGGTATTTTTGTTTGATAAGCCTATAGGAACTTTGGGGCCAAAAGAAATCTCAAGAAAAATAGCCTTTCTTCCACAAGCTCATGAGCGATTGCAAGGCGTAACTGTTTATGAACTGATTTCTATGGGCAGAGCCCCTTACCACCGCTCCGGATGGATAAATACACAGGAAGATCAGGAAAAAATTGCATGGGCTATAGACTACATGCATATCGGTCATTTGACGCACCGATTGGTGGAAATGTTGTCGGGCGGAGAAAAACAACGAGTTTGGATTGCTATGGTTCTTGCTCAAAATACACCGATTATTTTACTGGACGAACCAGTTACATATATGGACTTAAAATACCAATGTGAACTTCTTCGAACAATAAAAGATTTAAAAGACACTTTCCAAAAAACTATTATTGCAGTTTTCCATGACATTAATCATGCTATCGAAATATCTGATTATGTATATCTTTTAAAAAACGGACATGTTTATCGGGCAGGAGCTAGTGAGCAGGTAGTTACAGAACAGTCTATTAGAGATGTGTATGGAGTATGTGCGCATATTTGCAGGTTCAAAAGATGTTGTCGCAATGTAGTTGTTCCGGCGGGTGTACATGACAACTTATTGAGCACTTCGCTTGAAAAAGTACAAATAAAATAA
- a CDS encoding ABC transporter permease, with amino-acid sequence MKTWIAFWNILKKDMQNYYLKAPNISWGLIFPLAWTLMFFIRSEQAVDINEILPGVMAMSILFGTTSMLAVTITFERKGRSFDRLLLAPVSLNIMVLAKTFGAILFGIINAFIPIMLSSSVINFTNVNWLIVLLAVLLIAVSSTLLGLVIATSAKEVFEAQTFSNFFRFPMLFLCGLFIPINDLPVFLQPFSYILPLTYGTDVLNEALLNAGLINIWADIAALIGFTVLLFILSLSNINKKWIL; translated from the coding sequence ATGAAAACATGGATTGCCTTTTGGAACATATTAAAAAAGGATATGCAGAATTATTATCTAAAAGCCCCGAATATTAGTTGGGGATTGATTTTTCCTTTGGCCTGGACGCTTATGTTTTTTATTCGATCCGAGCAAGCAGTCGATATAAATGAAATTCTTCCCGGCGTTATGGCAATGAGTATATTATTCGGAACGACTTCCATGCTGGCCGTCACTATTACTTTTGAACGTAAAGGTCGTTCCTTCGACAGGTTACTGCTCGCACCGGTCAGTCTTAATATAATGGTGCTTGCTAAAACCTTCGGTGCAATACTTTTTGGTATTATAAACGCTTTTATACCTATTATGCTTTCTTCCTCTGTTATTAACTTTACAAATGTTAACTGGCTGATCGTTTTGTTAGCTGTTCTTCTTATTGCCGTGAGTTCAACTCTGCTGGGATTAGTGATTGCCACTTCCGCTAAAGAAGTATTTGAAGCGCAAACATTCTCTAATTTTTTCCGGTTTCCGATGCTTTTTTTATGTGGCCTATTCATACCGATAAATGATTTGCCTGTTTTTTTGCAGCCATTTTCCTATATCCTTCCTCTGACATATGGAACAGATGTATTAAATGAAGCCTTGCTTAATGCAGGGTTAATAAATATATGGGCTGATATAGCCGCATTGATTGGATTTACCGTGTTGCTATTTATTTTGAGCCTAAGCAACATAAATAAGAAATGGATATTATAG